From the genome of Colletotrichum destructivum chromosome 10, complete sequence, one region includes:
- a CDS encoding Putative metallo-beta-lactamase, ribonuclease Z/Hydroxyacylglutathione hydrolase yields MKANIVTLCGLLATWTGLAHAQFQDFFNITTFPNEQRDNVTKWLAEARALAGADLYAYFAHRCILGQVYPELSSASQTAGFVAPREVFDRFYFIGQSAVSAWAYDTGDGLVVFDALNNAAEAEHILIPNLETLGFTGSDIKHLVITHEHFDHYGGARWIQDTFRPATYAAAAAWDALETEADGPIRDQTIAEGDKLTFGGNVTFTFYVTPGHTPGTLSSIFPIYDRGRAHTAGFYGGVGIPSAAAAKDQQIASLNRFADLRVEAGVDTLIANHQTQDRALYHFDLLEHRRADDPEHPFVIGGDAFERYLRVNALCVRVKAARDGQDLQT; encoded by the coding sequence ATGAAAGCCAACATCGTCACGCTGTGCGGCCTCCTCGCAACTTGGACCGGTCTCGCCCACGCCCAGTTCCAAGACTtcttcaacatcaccaccttCCCCAACGAACAGAGAGACAACGTCACGAAAtggctggccgaggcccgcgccctcgccggcgcggacCTATACGCCTACTTCGCCCACCGCTGCATCCTCGGCCAGGTCTACCCGGAActctcctcggcgtcgcagaccgccggcttcgtcgccCCGCGCGAGGTCTTTGACCGCTTCTACTTCATCGGCCAGAGCGCCGTCTCGGCGTGGGCGTACGATACGGGCGacgggctcgtcgtcttcgacgccctcaacaacgccgccgaggccgagcacATCCTCATCCCCAACCTGGAGACCCTCGGGTTCACGGGAAGTGATATCAAGCACCTCGTCATCACCCACGAGCACTTTGACCACTACGGCGGCGCCCGCTGGATTCAGGACACCTTCCGCCCCGCCACGTacgccgcagcagccgcctgggacgccctggagacggaggcggacGGCCCCATCAGGGATCAGACCATCGCCGAGGGAGACAAGCTCACGTTCGGCGGCAACGTGACCTTCACGTTCTACGTGACGCCCGGCCACACGCCGGGGACGCTgtcctccatcttccccATCTACGACCGCGGCCGCGCGCACACGGCCGGCTTCTATGGCGGCGTGGGCatcccctccgccgccgccgccaaggaccaGCAGATCGCCTCTCTGAACCGCTTCGCCGACCTGCGGGTCGAGGCCGGAGTGGACACGCTCATCGCGAACCACCAGACCCAGGACCGCGCGCTGTACCActtcgacctcctcgagcaCCGCCGGGCGGACGACCCCGAGCACCCGTTCGTCATCGGCGGGGACGCGTTCGAGCGGTATCTGCGGGTCAACGCGCTGTGCGTGAGGGTGAAGGCGGCCCGGGACGGGCAGGACTTGCAGACTTAG
- a CDS encoding Putative NADH:flavin oxidoreductase/NADH oxidase, aldolase-type TIM barrel, whose product MSNSAIAKPLTLKCGLTLPNRLTKAAMAENWADKEGLPSKAIHAPYGEWADGGWGLVMTGNVEVDLRYLGQPKDTAYNDKIPYERMLEAWKAWAAVCNRNGTPTIVQVNHPGRQSPLGAGKRGRFEKTIAPSAVPLDLGAGLIPRLLNSLLFGTPREMTVAEIDDVVRRFAQTAKLASDAGFAGIEIHAAHGYLLAQFMSDKINRRTDAYGGSPAARAKIVVDIVRAVRAAVPASFCVGIKFNSVDHQSRDELDACIEQLRLITEAGVDFLEVSGGSYEDPVMATGVADEKKSDRTKAREAFFLEFARAIRRDFPDVPLMVTGGFRSRQGMEAALANNGCDLIGLGRPAVLNPALPKNTILAADVGDDDAKVYARKIEAPWIAQKLGVKAIGAGAESAWYADMIRKLGIVAA is encoded by the exons ATgtcgaactcggccatcGCGAAACCGTTGACGCTGAAATGCGGCCTCACTCTGCCCAACCGCCTGACCaaagccgccatggccgagaactGGGCGGATAAGGAGGGACTTCCCTCCAAAGCCATCCACGCACCGTACGGCGAATgggccgacggcggctggggaCTCGTCATGACCG GCAACGTGGAGGTCGACCTCAGGTACCTCGGCCAGCCAAAGGACACGGCCTACAACGACAAGATCCCCTACGAGCGCATGCTCGAGGCCTGGAAggcctgggccgccgtctGCAACCGCAACGGCACGCCGACCATCGTCCAGGTCAACCACCCGGGGCGACAGTCGCCCCTGGGCGCCGGCAAGCGCGGTCGCTTCGAGAAGACCATCGCGCCGAGCGCCGTGCCgctggacctcggcgccggcctgaTCCCTCGCCTGCTCAACTCGCTGCTCTTCGGCACGCCGCGCGAGATgaccgtcgccgagatcgacgacgtcgtccgccgcTTCGCGCAGACGGCCAAGCTGGCCTCGGACGCCGGGTTCGCCGGCATCGAGATCCACGCCGCCCACGGCTACCTGCTCGCCCAGTTCATGTCCGACAAGATCAACCGGCGCACCGACGCCTACGGCGGCTCGCCCGCGGCCCGCGCCaagatcgtcgtcgacatcgtccgcgccgtccgcgccgccgtgcccgcGTCCTTCTGCGTCGGCATCAAGTTCAACTCGGTCGACCACCAGTCGCgcgacgagctggacgcCTGCATCGAGCAGCTGAGGCTGAtcaccgaggccggcgtcgacttTTTGGAGGTCAGCGGTGGATCATACGAGGACCCTGTC ATGGCCACCGgtgtcgccgacgagaagaagtcggACCGCACCAAGGCCCGcgaggccttcttcctcgagttCGCCCGCGCCATCCGCCGCGACTTCCCCGACGTGCCCCTGATGGTGACGGGCGGTTTCCGGTCCCGCCAGGGCATGGAGGCCGCGCTCGCCAACAACGGCTGCGACCTCATCGGGCTCGGCCGCCCCGCCGTGCTGAACCCGGCGCTGCCCAAGaacaccatcctcgccgccgacgtcggcgacgacgacgccaaggtGTACGCGCGCAAGATCGAGGCGCCGTGGATCGCGCAGAAGCTGGGCGTCAAGGCCAttggcgccggtgccgagtCG GCTTGGTATGCGGATATGATTCGCAAGTTGGGAATCGTGGCCGCGTGA